From the genome of Pseudomonas sp. PDM14:
ACCGACCTGGCCCTGGCAGCCCTGGAAAGTGGCTTCCCGCTGCAGGTGGTGCGCCGTACCCGCTACTGGGTCAGCGTAGTGCCACGGGCCTGAGCCGCGGTGATTTGCGCCCGGCGTGAAAATAATTGTTCGCAGCGTTGCACTTTTGTCCGGTTTGTTTCGGCTCCCAGTGCATTAGCGGCCCATTTGGCCGATTGCAGAGGGGAGAAACCATGTCGCGCCACACCGTCCACCGCCCACACCCGCTGGTCCGTGCCATCCAGGCTGCGCTGCTGTGCGCCAGCGTCAGTGCCGCCTTGCCGGTCATGGCCGCCGATGCCGCTACGCCCGGTAGCGCCCAGACCAGCCGTTCGTTTGCCGTCGCTGCCGGCTCGCTGACCGAAGCCCTCAGCCGCTTCGCCAGTGCCGCCGGCGTGGCGCTGTCGTTCGATGCGGCGCAGACCGAAGGGCGTCGTTCACCCGGCCTGCGTGGCGAGTACTCGGTGGAGTCCGGCTTCGCCACGCTGCTCGCCGGCAGTGGCCTGCAGGCCGTGCGCCAGGGCAATGGCAGCTACATCCTGCTCGGCGGTGACGGCAATGGTGCGGTGGAGTTGGGCGCGACCAACGTCTCCGGGCTGGTCAGCGCGACCACCGAAGGCAGCCGTTCCTACACCGCCAACCGGGTGACCCTGGGCAAGGGCGAGCATTCGCTGAAGGAAATCCCGCAGTCGGTGACGGTGATCACCCGCCAGCGCATGGATGACCAGAACCTCAACACCCTCGATCAGGTGCTGGAGCAGAGCACCGGCATCACCACCTTCCAGAGCCCATCCGGCGGCAAGTACGTGTACTCGCGCGGTTTCGAGGTCGACACCTACCAGTACGACGGCGTGGCGATGAACCGCCGTTTCTACACCCGTGGCAACAGCTTCGTCGCCGACACCCTGATCTACGACCGCGTGGAACTGCTGCGCGGCGCCAACGGCCTGCTGCAGGGTTCGGGTGGGCCGGGCGCCGCCATCAACCTGGTGCGCAAACGACCCAAAGCCGAACCTGCCGTATCGATCACCGCCAGTGCCGGCTCCTGGGACACCTATCGGCAGAGCATCGATGCCAGCACACCGCTGACGGCCGATGGCGCCTTGCGCGGTCGTGTGGTGGCCGGGCATGAAGACCGCGACTACTTCTACGACACCGCCGAAAGCCGCAAGAACGTGCTCTACGGCATTCTCGAATACGAGTTCAGCCCGGCCACGGTGCTGGCCGTGGGTGCCAGCGTGGAGGACCTGAAGTCCACGCCGTTCTTCGGTGGTCTGCCGCGCAACCAGGGGGGCAGCGGCACCAGCGCCAGCCGCTCGACCTTCTACGGCGCCGACTGGAACAAGTGGGACAACAAGCAGGTGACCTACTTCAGCGACCTGACCCACGACTTCAACGATGACTGGCGGCTGAAAGTAGCGGGCAGCTACGTGCGCGAAACCAACGACATGCTCTACGCCTTCAGCCGTGGCGCGGTGAATGAGGCAACCGGCAACGGCCTCAACGCCCGGGCGTACCTGTACGACTTCGAGAACACCAACAAGGCCATCGACATCAACCTCGCCGGCAAATGGCAGGCCTTCGAGCGCGAGCATGAAGTGATCGTCGGCGCCAACGCCAACGACCTGGAAAACGACGACCTGATGGCGGGCAACTACACATTCCCCGGCTTCGTGCCGAACATTTACGACCCGGTGTCGCCGCCACGACCCAGCGATGCCACGCTGATGAACCTGCCCTATTCGGCCTACACCGACGGCCGTATCCGCCAGAACGGCCTCTACGGGGTGGTGCGTTACAAGCTTGCTGACCCGTTGACCGCCGTGCTCGGTGGTCGGGTCAGCAATTACACCTCGACCTTCGACTCCACCAGCGTGCAGACCGGCGTGACCAGCCCGTCCAAGGTCAAGGAAACCGGTGTGGTGACCCCATACGCGGGCCTGATCTACGCCTTGAACGAGCAGTGGTCGGCGTATGTCAGCTATGCGGATATCTTCCAGCCGCAGACCGACATCACCGCCGACAACCAGACGATCGAACCGATTGTCGGCAGCAACTACGAACTGGGCTTGAAGGGCGAATTGCTCGATGGCCGTGTAAACACCAGCTTCTCGGTCTTCCGTATCGAGCAGGAAAACAAGGCGTTCTACGACGAGCTCGGTGCTGTCAGCGCGACAGGCACGGTGCGGGCGGAAGGCTTCGATGCCGAGATCAGCGGCGAGGTGCTGACCGACCTGCAACTGTTTGCCGGCTACACCTACACCACCACCGAGAACATCAAGGCCTCAGAGGGCGAGGGTGAATCGTTCAACCCGGCAACCCCGCGGCACATGCTGCGCCTGTGGGCGGACTATCGCCTGCCGGGTGAGTGGAATCGCCTGAGCATCGGTGCCGGTGGCAGCGTGCAGAGCAAGACCTTCAACAGCAACTTCTACACCAAACCATACATCGAGCAAGGCGGTTACGCGATCTGGAACGCGCGCGTTGGCTACCGCTTCAACGAGAACTTCAGCGCCGCCATCAACGGCAACAACCTGCTCGACAAGCGCTATTTCTCCACCGTTGGCCACATGAACTCGGATAGCTACTTCGGCGAACCGCGCAACTACACGCTGACCCTCAAGGCGGATTTCTAAGAATCCGCGCTGCCTCTCTCGCAGGGGGGCGCCGGCAAGCCCACAAGTGGTGTGCGGTGCGCACGGCGCGCCCTACGGGGCGTCTCTCCGAGGTGTAGGCCGGAGGTTCTCGGGTGAGTCAGTCGCTTGGCCTTGAGAAACCTCAGATCGCCATCACCAGACGGTCGCGGCCCTGT
Proteins encoded in this window:
- a CDS encoding TonB-dependent siderophore receptor; protein product: MSRHTVHRPHPLVRAIQAALLCASVSAALPVMAADAATPGSAQTSRSFAVAAGSLTEALSRFASAAGVALSFDAAQTEGRRSPGLRGEYSVESGFATLLAGSGLQAVRQGNGSYILLGGDGNGAVELGATNVSGLVSATTEGSRSYTANRVTLGKGEHSLKEIPQSVTVITRQRMDDQNLNTLDQVLEQSTGITTFQSPSGGKYVYSRGFEVDTYQYDGVAMNRRFYTRGNSFVADTLIYDRVELLRGANGLLQGSGGPGAAINLVRKRPKAEPAVSITASAGSWDTYRQSIDASTPLTADGALRGRVVAGHEDRDYFYDTAESRKNVLYGILEYEFSPATVLAVGASVEDLKSTPFFGGLPRNQGGSGTSASRSTFYGADWNKWDNKQVTYFSDLTHDFNDDWRLKVAGSYVRETNDMLYAFSRGAVNEATGNGLNARAYLYDFENTNKAIDINLAGKWQAFEREHEVIVGANANDLENDDLMAGNYTFPGFVPNIYDPVSPPRPSDATLMNLPYSAYTDGRIRQNGLYGVVRYKLADPLTAVLGGRVSNYTSTFDSTSVQTGVTSPSKVKETGVVTPYAGLIYALNEQWSAYVSYADIFQPQTDITADNQTIEPIVGSNYELGLKGELLDGRVNTSFSVFRIEQENKAFYDELGAVSATGTVRAEGFDAEISGEVLTDLQLFAGYTYTTTENIKASEGEGESFNPATPRHMLRLWADYRLPGEWNRLSIGAGGSVQSKTFNSNFYTKPYIEQGGYAIWNARVGYRFNENFSAAINGNNLLDKRYFSTVGHMNSDSYFGEPRNYTLTLKADF